A stretch of Amycolatopsis balhimycina FH 1894 DNA encodes these proteins:
- a CDS encoding ATP-binding protein: MEELGSDGWRYRGTISPRTMPSLRRHLVSWLRRRAGDEVGRQADDVVLACWEAMANVLGHAYHGRPGLIDIRARIDQDVLIVTVADQGRWESVAERADDGRGLRLIQALVDGLDLRSTDNGTVITLTWPFPARHSA, from the coding sequence GTGGAAGAGCTGGGATCGGACGGCTGGCGGTACCGCGGCACGATTTCGCCACGGACGATGCCGAGCCTGCGGCGGCACCTGGTGTCGTGGCTGCGGCGGCGGGCCGGTGACGAAGTCGGGCGGCAGGCCGACGACGTCGTCCTGGCCTGCTGGGAAGCGATGGCCAACGTGCTCGGCCACGCCTACCACGGCCGTCCGGGGCTGATCGACATCCGTGCCCGGATCGACCAGGACGTGCTGATCGTCACCGTGGCCGACCAGGGTCGCTGGGAGTCGGTGGCGGAGCGCGCGGACGACGGCCGCGGCCTGCGCCTGATCCAGGCCCTGGTCGACGGGCTCGACCTCCGCTCGACCGACAACGGCACCGTCATCACGCTCACCTGGCCGTTCCCTGCCCGCCACAGCGCCTGA
- a CDS encoding GAF and ANTAR domain-containing protein, with amino-acid sequence MTGEPILPEHLDELTAAMADLTGALETEPVEAEILEAVCAEAIRAVPGADMASITAIRDGEPSTAASTDDRAVEIDRAQYAAGAGPCLQAAETGKVVRVPLATAGAEWPEFTARARELGVGSYLAAPLRVDEHLSGALNLFGYGDHGFAETDSQLLRLYTTVVSFGLRTTRRYHQARRRASDLEAAMRTRAVIEQAKGILMAVHRISADDAMKLLVTESQRTNVKLRDIAARFVDELSSADSPA; translated from the coding sequence GTGACCGGTGAGCCGATCCTGCCCGAGCACCTCGACGAGCTGACCGCCGCCATGGCGGACCTCACCGGCGCACTGGAGACCGAGCCCGTCGAGGCCGAGATCCTCGAAGCCGTCTGCGCCGAGGCCATCCGGGCCGTGCCGGGCGCCGACATGGCCAGCATCACCGCGATCCGGGACGGCGAACCGTCGACCGCGGCCTCCACCGACGACCGCGCCGTCGAGATCGACCGGGCCCAGTACGCGGCGGGCGCCGGCCCGTGCCTGCAGGCCGCCGAGACCGGCAAGGTCGTCCGCGTGCCGCTCGCGACGGCCGGGGCGGAGTGGCCCGAGTTCACCGCCCGCGCCCGGGAGCTCGGGGTCGGCAGCTACCTGGCCGCGCCGCTGCGCGTCGACGAGCACCTTTCCGGTGCCCTCAACCTCTTCGGCTACGGCGACCACGGGTTCGCCGAGACCGACTCGCAGCTGCTGAGGCTCTACACCACGGTCGTCTCGTTCGGGCTGCGCACCACGCGGCGCTACCACCAGGCCCGCCGGCGGGCGTCCGACCTCGAGGCGGCGATGCGGACGCGCGCGGTGATCGAGCAGGCCAAGGGCATCCTGATGGCCGTGCACCGGATCAGCGCGGACGACGCCATGAAGCTCCTGGTCACGGAATCGCAGCGCACCAACGTGAAGCTGCGGGACATCGCGGCGCGGTTCGTCGACGAGCTGTCCTCGGCGGACTCGCCCGCCTGA